One segment of Bombus pascuorum chromosome 6, iyBomPasc1.1, whole genome shotgun sequence DNA contains the following:
- the LOC132907944 gene encoding skin secretory protein xP2-like: MHLKRSYKQLQNVSNVPLKRWFAYQEEAPPPEPTPEPAPTPSPQPEPTPSPTPAPPPPEAAPTPSPEPPAPSPAPPAEGAPPAEGAPPAEGAPAPPAEGAPAAAPAEGAAPPAEGVAPPAAPADGTAPPPAEGAPAAPPAEGAPPAEGAPPAEGAPPAEGAAPAPPAEGAPPAEGAPPAEGAPPAEGAPPAEGAPAAPPAEGAPAPAEGTPAAPAPAAPPAEGAAPAEGAPAPAAPPAEAAPAPAPAEAKVVLLLKVTMNVTPNRPITGSKFITYAPAS; encoded by the exons ATGCATTTGAAACGAAGTTATAAACAACTGCAAAACGTAAGCAATGTTCCATTGAAGAGATGGTTCGCATACCAA GAGGAAGCTCCACCTCCAGAACCGACACCGGAACCTGCACCAACACCTTCACCACAGCCGGAGCCAACACCATCACCAACACCTGCACCTCCACCGCCAGAAGCAGCTCCAACGCCATCGCCAGAACCGCCAGCGCCATCACCAGCACCTCCTGCTGAGGGAGCTCCGCCAGCGGAAGGTGCTCCACCTGCGGAAGGAGCGCCAGCACCTCCAGCAG AAGGTGCACCGGCGGCTGCACCTGCAGAAGGCGCGGCACCACCAGCGGAAGGTGTAGCACCACCAGCTGCTCCTGCGGATGGAACAGCGCCGCCACCAGCGGAAGGCGCGCCGGCCGCACCTCCTGCTGAAGGTGCACCTCCTGCCGAGGGTGCACCTCCTGCCGAGGGTGCACCTCCTGCTGAGGGTGCAGCTCCTGCACCACCAGCAGAAGGAGCACCACCAGCGGAAGGAGCACCGCCAGCGGAAGGTGCTCCACCAGCGGAAGGTGCGCCACCCGCGGAAGGCGCGCCTGCGGCACCACCGGCAGAAG GTGCACCTGCGCCAGCGGAAGGAACCCCAGCAGCACCAGCACCAGCAGCCCCACCAGCCGAAGGTGCTGCACCTGCGGAGGGAGCGCCAGCTCCAGCTGCACCCCCAGCAGAGGCTGCGCCGGCACCCGCGCCCGCTGAAG CTAAGGTAGTTTTACTTTTGAAAGTTACAATGAACGTCACTCCCAATCGCCCGATAACTGGTTCGAAGTTCATCACGTACG caCCGGCATCGTAA